A portion of the Osmia lignaria lignaria isolate PbOS001 chromosome 15, iyOsmLign1, whole genome shotgun sequence genome contains these proteins:
- the LOC117611248 gene encoding GPI alpha-1,4-mannosyltransferase I, stabilizing subunit isoform X3 — protein MSLKYQINFDNQILGCYVSIYLELPSGLYVNVNELSNLRRLRVNTACLIGETNIDVFSEKAEIQKVTVCSFLNDIQCIMKLPVHQRYQYASKNNRYVNITLPKPKLLLGCRKRIKEYRISKIDLCSPCTKLIPKWREIPYIMHTEHVWVIPAGDTMILPTVTYTTLLLTILCTIYLMQTILKSMSKQHQKKE, from the exons AT gtccttaaaatatcaaataaatttcGATAATCAAATATTGGGATGTTATGTTTCTATTTATTTGGAACTTCCATCTGGTTTGTACGTCAATGTTAATGAATTAAGTAATTTAAGAAGGCTCAGAGTT AATACAGCTTGTTTGATTGGAGAAACCAATATTGACGTGTTCAGTGAAAAAGCAGAAATTCAGAAAGTTACTGTTTGTTCGTTTTTAAATGATATACAATGTATTATGAAACTACCAGTACATCAACGCTATCAATATGCCAGTAAAAATAATAGATACGTGAATATCACTTTACCAAAACCCAAATTACTTTTAGGATGTAGAAAAAGGATTAAGGAATACAGAATTTCTAAGATAGATCTATGTTCTCCATGTACAAAACTTATACCCAAATGGAGAGAAATTCCCTACATTATG catACAGAACATGTATGGGTAATACCAGCTGGTGATACAATGATTTTACCTACAGTAACTTATACCacattattattaacaattttatgtaCAATTTATCTCATGCAAACAATTTTGAAATCTATGTCTAAACAACATcaaaagaaagaataa
- the LOC117611248 gene encoding GPI alpha-1,4-mannosyltransferase I, stabilizing subunit isoform X2 codes for MSRMNENVLDERSLKYQINFDNQILGCYVSIYLELPSGLYVNVNELSNLRRLRVNTACLIGETNIDVFSEKAEIQKVTVCSFLNDIQCIMKLPVHQRYQYASKNNRYVNITLPKPKLLLGCRKRIKEYRISKIDLCSPCTKLIPKWREIPYIMHTEHVWVIPAGDTMILPTVTYTTLLLTILCTIYLMQTILKSMSKQHQKKE; via the exons gtccttaaaatatcaaataaatttcGATAATCAAATATTGGGATGTTATGTTTCTATTTATTTGGAACTTCCATCTGGTTTGTACGTCAATGTTAATGAATTAAGTAATTTAAGAAGGCTCAGAGTT AATACAGCTTGTTTGATTGGAGAAACCAATATTGACGTGTTCAGTGAAAAAGCAGAAATTCAGAAAGTTACTGTTTGTTCGTTTTTAAATGATATACAATGTATTATGAAACTACCAGTACATCAACGCTATCAATATGCCAGTAAAAATAATAGATACGTGAATATCACTTTACCAAAACCCAAATTACTTTTAGGATGTAGAAAAAGGATTAAGGAATACAGAATTTCTAAGATAGATCTATGTTCTCCATGTACAAAACTTATACCCAAATGGAGAGAAATTCCCTACATTATG catACAGAACATGTATGGGTAATACCAGCTGGTGATACAATGATTTTACCTACAGTAACTTATACCacattattattaacaattttatgtaCAATTTATCTCATGCAAACAATTTTGAAATCTATGTCTAAACAACATcaaaagaaagaataa